The region ATAAGACTAAACTGAACAACCCTATCTGGGTAAACATGCCACACCTTTTGGATTTATATACACTGTTGTTTAATAGTTTTGGGGTCaacgagattttttttttaaagattttaaaaagtttCTTACTAAGACtggatttatattattaaaaatacagtaaaaccagtaatattgtgtaatattattaaattcaatttgaatatatttttaaacaatttattcctgttatggcaaagcaaaattttcagccattacttcagtgagGAAAAGAcacttcaaaacaacagcatttatttgaaattttacgATTTCTTTGGTAAGAATGTAAAAGTCCTTACTGgcaattttgatcaattgaatgcattcttgctgaacaaAACGTAATttctcacaaaaataaaaaatatttctgaaccACAACTTGAAAATTCAACCAGAATTGACCCCTACCTCCGGCTATCCTGGGAGCCACGACTATACCGACCAGGAAAAcgacctccacctccacctccaccaccAGCACCACCACGGCCTCGGCCTCCACGCAGACGGACACGGGCATGTTCAATGGTCACCCTAAAATCAAAACATCCCTTAGACACAAGTCTCAATCTTCCTTTTCCTCTCTCTAATCATTCTTAGACAGACTTTCCTTATCCCTGTTGCTTTTAGCCTGCTCACTGAGGAAATGAAGGCTGTTTTGAAACAATATATACTGAGGAAAGTAagatagaaaaaaaatcactattcATACCTCTCATTGCAGAGCTCTTTACCATCAAGCTCATAAACAGCATCTTCTGCATCTCTCGGATCATCAAATTCCTGTAAAGAAAGAACCTCGAGATTTACATCTGAATATTATATACTGcagaggtaatccctaatttatttttcaattaatattacttatttaatatatatatttacaagtttgcaattttataatattattatatacactacggttccaaagtttggggtcagtaaaatggttctttttaacttttaaactttctattcatcaataaatcctgaaaaaaacaacaacaaaagaatcacggtttctacaaaaatggataagtcagaaatgtttcttaaagcgATTGTTCGCCCAAAAgtgaaaatactgtcatttattactcattctcatgtcgttccaactCCTTAAGACcgtcgttcatcttcggaacactaattaagatatttttgattaaaatggagagctttctgaccctgcatagacagcaatgcaactgaaacgctcccaggcccagaaaggtaataaGGACATAGTTAAAATATTCTGTGACATCACAGGTTCAACCATAACATTGAGAAGCTACGAGAATAGTTTTTGAGCGTAAAGAAAAACGCCCTTGTGAATGGCGGCGGAGACTCATCTGGAAGAGAATTTTTTGAATAAAGTagttttgtgcacaaaaaaaatgGTAGCTTCTcaatgttacagttgaaccactgatgtcacaaaatattttaacaatgtccttattacctttctgggcctGGGAGCGTTTCAGTTGCACTGCtgcctatgcagggtcagaaagctctcggatttcatccaaaatatcttaattggtGTCCCGAAGATTAACGAAAGTCTTTAAGCGAAGGCATTtggacgacatgagggtgagtaattaatgacattttttggggggtgaaatatccctttaagcccCAAATCTTTACATTATAATGAAttctgaagaatcacgtgacactgaacactggggtaATGATGGCTGCTGAAATTAGTTTGAAGcatatgaaaacagaaagttaaaatagtaaaaatatcaTATTACGTTTTTTAACTGTGTGCAAAAAAGGCAACCTTCTAGTTATTCTAAGAGACTTCCTCCAAACGgtggtttattaaaaaatatatagtaataatatataattgaattgtgtgtgtgtgtgtgtgtacacaacacactttatagaaatatataaatgagAGCCGTCTATCACCATAGGTGAATACTGTCAAATAACACTAATTTGGTAACGTTAGCTCACTGGGCTTTGAAACGCAGCCCTTGTTTTATTAATAGTCAATTGAACATGCATATAACATGTTTTTACAATACTGTTCAACTGTAAAAAGGCAAAACGTACTACAAATCCGAAGCCTCTTTTCAGGTCGATGTCCCTGATTCTTCCGTAACCCTTGAAGAACCGCTCGACGTCCTTCTCCCGAGCAGAGGGGTTTAATCGACCGATGAAAATACGACAACCGCTCATTCTCTTCAAAACATGAGCAAACATGTTAAAACAACCATCATATGATTATACTGTCTTTCTGCAATTGTCAAACACATACAAATCTCTGCAACAATGGCTCGAGGCCACGACCCACATCCAGAGTGAAATCATTAAGTGCTGCATCGCTCCACAAAATACAATCGTTTAAACGACACATCCATTATAAGATGAAGTCAGGCAGTTATGAAGATGTCTTAAGTACATACTGTCTTATGTACGAACCTCAACCTGGTGTTTTTCCTTTGGATGTGTCGTGCCCGTTGAAACAGTCCCCTCACACAAAATGGAGTCAGAGCAGCGAGGCTCGACGTCAGcgctgatctgagatcagttcAGGACACCACAATCGCTGCGCTACTCGCAGATAAGATATGAATGCTACATCGATTACTCAATAATTTGAACCATTTTAGCTATCTACATATTAAGAAAATGGTGGAAAAGACACAATTTGTAGTGTATGTGGTAACTTAAATCAGATTTTCCACATTTATTCCGACcataaaatactttgtttggatAAAACGGCGCGTATGTAATGTTTCTGCACCGAATTGTCCTGAATCAATTGAACCGGTTCACAAATTGAGTCTGAACTAGAATCTCTCAGAGACCGTCTTTTTTGGTCCGACTCACCGAAAAACAGTACTGGACTGTTCATGATAGTTTACTGctatttatcttttaaataagATGCATTACGGCTGCAATATACAGTAATCATGTAATGAGGTAAATAGCTGCATCGTTCTTTAAAATCGGTTCTTTGAAagaactgttcaaaagaaccgaaaCGCGGAAATGAGCCGGACTTCCTTTACTACTGTCCCCTAGAAGTACAGGGCTCGAACACTAGATGGCGTTAACGCACAACATTAATTACTAACTAATGTTATCTGCACTTTACCCTTATTACAATGGAATCCATCATATCATATGACATTATGGCTAttatataactataaaataaattacagtgaACCACAACATGACAAGCATCAAACACATTAAAGTAAACACACCACTTGAGCACTTCAAATGAAAGCTTTAATTAGAAATAGTTATATACACACTGtagaattaaattaaactttatacaaatattaaaatactatcTTCATACCCACATCAATGTACAGAGGAAAACCAAAAGAAGTGTAATGGGAGCTGGATGGATGAATCAACTTAAATTACACTTGCAGAAAAACACCGTACAACAGTGTTTCACACACATCCTAGATATCCTTTTTGTATTTGCgtcctttcttttttaaactttaaaacatcttttgaattaaacaaacaaaaacattctcaaaagttcatgtttcatgttcactgaaagaaaaaaaaacacttctgagGACGTACGGATGTATAATCTTATGTCACATCCTCCAGAGTAAAACCCAATGTCTGAAAATCTACAAGACAATGCATTGAAAAGAAAAAGTAAGGCCATAAGGAAACTGAAGACAAAGCCAGTGAGATGGAAGAAACACATGATTACAAAGTGAGAAATGTatgaaatgtacaaattaaggCAGCAGTAATATTTCGCCTTCAGTTtgcatgaagaaataaaaaagtcAGGAACACAAAACTGAGGATGTGCTGACCTCTCTTTCCAAAATCAGACGCAAAAATATACATAGGCCTATTTGATGCATGTTGACTAACAGAATTAAGAGTCAACCACGTTGGATATACACAAGGTGGCAATGGGCAAGgatgtgaaatgcaaactcaaacAAAAGATTCATTGGTTTCTTAAATGCCCATTTGCCAAAAGAACATGATGAGTGTAGAGCAAGGCCATTTTCTAGAGCTATTATACAGTGCATTAATACAACGCACAACCTAGTTGAGATCTTACAGGTTATTTGATTCATTCTCCTTACAAATACCATTTTAATGGCACATGGCTGAAATGATttattaagaaaaacaaaataaaaggatCTCCTATCATCGATAGTCATCTTCAAAATGTTAGCCATGCCTTTGCAAAACATTCAAATGCAATTTATGCTGTTGAGTTTCATTAACTAAAAGTGAATTAAACTTGCTCAACTCCAAATATTATTACCGGTAGTCAGAGTCAAAGTTGATAAGGTATAGATAGCCCAGTAATGAAATTAgtccacactcaaaaaaaaaagtccttttgGAAAAAGTACATACAGGTGAGAAAACTTGTTTACTTGTGCGTGTAACACAAACATGAGAGAGATACACTCGCATTTAAAGGAAGAAATAAAGTGGAATCATTTCTCTGAATGAGAACAGTAATCTCACAGATGCTAACACAAAGTATATCTCCCTCACTTTGGACAAACAGACATGTAGACAAGGAACATCCATTCTACTTAAATAACATCTCAGTTAGAAAATGGAGGTATTGAAAATGTTCTCTATTTTGGGGAAAAGAAGCCTAGATGATACCTCAGCCCTCTTTGAATCAGCCACATGTCACACAGGcatcacacacccacacacacacacacacgcagagcacTGCACAGCACAGGTacttcttgaaaaataaaaaggcaagcaTGTATTTGAATTCAGTACAATGTAAATTGGTTCAACCCTGACGAGTGTGGAGATGGTGTTATGCGTCATGCTTTGACTGTGCCGCGCTCCTGTGTGTATGCGCATAGAACGAAACCGAAAAAAGAAATTACACAGAACATGCAGCATCAAAGGGAAAAGGGCCTGGCTTAGCAAATCCTTGCTGAACTCTCCCCTTCACAAGAGGTCACAGTCATAGACGGAGCAGAGGTCCACAACGTGATCTGAATGTATTCCTTTGTAAATAGTGAATCCTTGCCCTGTCGAGGTAAGCCAGTTAATGCATCTGATTATTAACGCACCTGCAACAAAAGGTGCGACGTGTTAAACTCGATCATTTGCACATCCCTTTAAGGGgacattcagtcaaaggttcttccTGTGATGTGAGCTGCTGGACTCCTAGGGGGCCTTGCAGCTTGTAGACCCCAGGAGTGGGTGATTTGTTGGCAGAGGGACAGCTGAAAGACTTTTTTACTGCTGCGTTCTGTCGGGTGGCTTGGGTAAGCGTTCGGGGAGAATCTTTAGGGGTTACAGTCTTGGCCAGCGATGACAGAGAGAGGGGTGAATGCAGACAAACTCAGGCCTCCTTTAGCAATGGAATATCTGGACAAAAGAGATGAAGAAAGTATTAtgctatgaatatatatatattttaataaattataatatgcatttgCCACAAGTTTGAAAATGACTTTATTTATCATAGACACTTAATGTTACATGTCATTAAACCACACATCACTTCCAGATTTGCAAGTGACTCACCATCACCATAATCTTCGGCAGAGGTGACTGAAAGCAAGCTGTGCTGATCGCTGCTCTCGCTGCTCTGCCTGTGGTGGAGAGGTGCAGCGGCACCAGGCTGCTCAGCAGCCCAGGAGGGAGAGGATGAGGAGGACGGAGAGGAGGCAGAGGGCACCTGGTGGACCAATACAGTCTCTGCGTGACACGAAGACACAGCAGTCGAGGTGGAGGGAAAACTGTAACTCGCATGAGCCTGTTCCAGAGGTTCAGCCTGAGGGCCCTCCGACAGCACGATCTGAACCCGGGACTCAGGAGGGGGCACAGAACTGCCGCCTGCGCCATACACTGCCTCTTCGTAGGAGGGCAGTGACACCTGAACGCCATCAATAATGAAGGTAGGCTGTTCTGACACAACCTGCTCCCGGCTGCTttgaaagagagaaggagagataTGGAAATCAAAAATAAGGCTTAAACGGTATCAAATCCTGACCGGCCTGATCTGCGGCTTACATCACAGTGAGCTGATTATGCAACAGCAAATTATTGGAAAAAGGTTTCATGGTTtcccaaaaaaaatattaactacCTCAACCAACAAGAAATGTTTCGTGAGCAGCAAATCACAAAACTTTACATAGACTAAAGaattactttcaaaaacaaataaattgctGCTGTTCCTTTAAGAGCTATGTAAACTCCCACTTTATGAGAATAAAACAAGCGTCTGTGAAGAAGCTATGCTTAGTGAGAATGAGACAGAGCCTCACCGGCTGTGGTGGAAGGACTTGAGTTTGGGCTGAAGCAAAACAAACAGCACCACCAACAGCAGGATGAAGGCCACAGAGCTGGCAGTGGAGGCCACGATAGGCAGAGCTGGCATGGGCAGCTGGGATTGCTGCTCCTCCCCTGGAAGAGAAATAACTTCAGATGAAACCCAACaatcagatttaaatgataaagaGTACTCATGTTTTGTGAAGAAAAGCTACACAAATCACCATCAATTTTCAAATCTCCCTAAACTTTTAACTCGCATCCACTGGGTATCCAAAACACTGAAATATGATTGTCTAACAGCTGCTTTCTGGGAAACTTCTGATGTTTGTCAAGAAGAAGGAAAACTGTCCATATGTGACAAGACGGCAGAATATCCAAATGACCCGAGCTTGTGGATCAAGAAGTACCTTGCACAGGGTGACAACTGATCTGCATGGGCGACTTCCACTCTCCGTTGTCACAGGTTC is a window of Carassius auratus strain Wakin chromosome 45, ASM336829v1, whole genome shotgun sequence DNA encoding:
- the LOC113063078 gene encoding sushi domain-containing protein 6-like isoform X2, with protein sequence MCNGMVACETRASLAHSVATTSLLLLLLGILPTGQASGCPRPSVVPHGRGNLTETNRGSFPVSTQLQYSCDPGYMLDGDNIITCTVSGHWSSDPPRCIKNDVCQPPSEPENGGYNCHPPPCHRLTQGTVIEYFCDEGYILKGGYQFRTCDNGEWKSPMQISCHPVQGEEQQSQLPMPALPIVASTASSVAFILLLVVLFVLLQPKLKSFHHSRREQVVSEQPTFIIDGVQVSLPSYEEAVYGAGGSSVPPPESRVQIVLSEGPQAEPLEQAHASYSFPSTSTAVSSCHAETVLVHQVPSASSPSSSSSPSWAAEQPGAAAPLHHRQSSESSDQHSLLSVTSAEDYGDDIPLLKEA
- the LOC113063078 gene encoding sushi domain-containing protein 6-like isoform X1, producing MCNGMVACETRASLAHSVATTSLLLLLLGILPTGQASGCPRPSVVPHGRGNLTETNRGSFPVSTQLQYSCDPGYMLDGDNIITCTVSGHWSSDPPRCIKNDVCQPPSEPENGGYNCHPPPCHRLTQGTVIEYFCDEGYILKGGYQFRTCDNGEWKSPMQISCHPVQGEEQQSQLPMPALPIVASTASSVAFILLLVVLFVLLQPKLKSFHHSRSREQVVSEQPTFIIDGVQVSLPSYEEAVYGAGGSSVPPPESRVQIVLSEGPQAEPLEQAHASYSFPSTSTAVSSCHAETVLVHQVPSASSPSSSSSPSWAAEQPGAAAPLHHRQSSESSDQHSLLSVTSAEDYGDDIPLLKEA